The Lonchura striata isolate bLonStr1 chromosome 11, bLonStr1.mat, whole genome shotgun sequence DNA segment GCCGAGCCCCGAGGAGTTCGTGTACGGCGAGGAGGACTTCGTGCTGCAGGCAGCCGGCTGGGACGACCCGGACTCCGCGCTCTCGCGGTTCGACCGGGTGCTGCTGGCGGGCTGGAGCGACCGTATGGAGCGGGGACTGTTCCGGTACCGGCTGGGACCGCTGCCCACCCGCGTCCTGCCCGGAGCCGTGCGCATCGTGGCGCAGCTGAACGAGAAGCGCAGCGCGGAGCGCCGCCCGCCACAGCCCGTCCGCAGCCTCCGGGATCCCTTCGACCCCGGCGCCTTCAACTTCACGCGGCTGCGCCCCGCCGAGCTGCTGTTCCGCCTGCGCCGCGCCGGGGGCCCCGGGCCGCCCCCCGACCCGCTGCTGGTGGCCATCAACGCCAGCCCGCTGGAGCGGGGGCACGTCCTGCTGCTGCCGGAGCCGGCGCGGCGGCTGCCGCAGGCGCTGACGGCCCCGGCGCTGCGCGGGGCGCTGGAGGCGGCGCTGCTCAGCGCCCACCCCGGCTTCCGCGTGGGCTTCAACGGGCTGGGCGGCGGCGCCTCGGTGAACCACCTGCACCTGCACGGGCTCTACCTGGCCCGCCCGCTGCCGCTGGAGGAGGCGCCGGCCGAGCCGCTGGGGCcgggcctggggctgctccgCGCCGGACCGGCCCCCGCCTTCCTCTTCTtcgcccccggccccgcggcgctggAGCCGGTGTCGCGGGCCGTGTGCCGGGCGGCGGAGCACctgggccgtgccgggctggcCTGCAACGTGCTGGCCACGCGGGGCGACCCgccggcggggcccggggccggcggcggccgcgggctgCGGGTGCTGCTGTGGGCGCGCCGGCCCCTCTTCGGCCCCAAGGCGGGCGAGCCCTTCGCCGTGGCGCTGTGcgagctggcagggctgctgccgctgcccgccgAGCCGCTCTACCGGGACATCACCGAGGTGCAGGCCCTGAGCGCCATCCGCCAGCACCTGCTGCCCGAACCCGAACTGCTGCACC contains these protein-coding regions:
- the GDPGP1 gene encoding GDP-D-glucose phosphorylase 1, coding for MAAVAGAEPGEPSPEEFVYGEEDFVLQAAGWDDPDSALSRFDRVLLAGWSDRMERGLFRYRLGPLPTRVLPGAVRIVAQLNEKRSAERRPPQPVRSLRDPFDPGAFNFTRLRPAELLFRLRRAGGPGPPPDPLLVAINASPLERGHVLLLPEPARRLPQALTAPALRGALEAALLSAHPGFRVGFNGLGGGASVNHLHLHGLYLARPLPLEEAPAEPLGPGLGLLRAGPAPAFLFFAPGPAALEPVSRAVCRAAEHLGRAGLACNVLATRGDPPAGPGAGGGRGLRVLLWARRPLFGPKAGEPFAVALCELAGLLPLPAEPLYRDITEVQALSAIRQHLLPEPELLHLGGELARLLER